From Trichoplusia ni isolate ovarian cell line Hi5 chromosome 8, tn1, whole genome shotgun sequence, one genomic window encodes:
- the LOC113496469 gene encoding ras-related protein Rap-2c, which produces MREFKVVVLGSGGVGKSALTVQFVSGCFMEKYDPTIEDFYRKEIEVDNSPCVLEILDTAGTEQFASMRDLYIKNGQGFVVVYSLTNHQTFQDIKPMKELITRVKGSERVPILLVGNKADLEHQREVSHAEGSALAQMWGCPFVEASAKSRTNVNEMFAEIVREMNVSPENKKPTYCCCTVL; this is translated from the coding sequence ATGCGCGAATTCAAAGTGGTTGTGTTGGGCTCGGGTGGGGTCGGGAAAAGTGCTTTGACTGTGCAGTTTGTATCTGGATGTTTTATGGAGAAATATGACCCCACGATAGAAGACTTCTATAGGAAAGAAATAGAAGTGGACAATTCACCAtgtgttttagaaatattgGATACCGCCGGCACGGAACAGTTTGCTTCTATGCGAGATCTGTACATTAAAAACGGTCAAGGATTCGTTGTAGTATATTCCTTAACTAATCATCAGACGTTTCAAGATATCAAGCCAATGAAGGAATTGATAACGCGCGTCAAAGGATCTGAGCGCGTTCCTATTTTGTTGGTGGGCAACAAGGCCGACTTAGAGCATCAGCGCGAGGTCTCGCACGCCGAAGGTTCGGCGCTGGCTCAAATGTGGGGATGCCCTTTCGTAGAGGCCTCCGCCAAGAGCCGCACCAACGTCAACGAGATGTTCGCCGAAATTGTGCGTGAAATGAACGTTAgccctgaaaataaaaagccaaCTTATTGTTGTTGTACAGTGCTTTAA